A single genomic interval of Cellvibrio sp. PSBB023 harbors:
- a CDS encoding Rap1a/Tai family immunity protein: MSTFFKRNTLSGFCIVGAICLGSITAFPSALATQPNALSITPDMVDLSGEHFLRAFVSQSPDDRNTARLYLLGVLDTTEGNSWCSYNQIKTVSINEFVFEYLKKQPIEKQQVRAATLIQEALSHYFPCKDEK, from the coding sequence GTGAGCACTTTCTTCAAACGCAACACACTATCAGGATTTTGTATTGTTGGCGCAATCTGCCTCGGATCAATAACGGCTTTCCCATCTGCCTTAGCAACTCAGCCAAATGCCTTATCAATCACACCTGACATGGTTGACTTGTCCGGTGAACATTTCTTGAGGGCGTTTGTCAGTCAGTCCCCAGATGATAGAAATACAGCAAGACTCTATCTACTTGGCGTACTAGATACTACCGAAGGGAACAGTTGGTGCAGCTACAATCAAATAAAAACAGTCAGTATTAATGAATTTGTCTTTGAGTATTTGAAAAAACAACCCATCGAAAAACAACAAGTCAGAGCAGCAACACTTATACAGGAAGCTCTATCGCATTATTTTCCATGCAAGGATGAGAAATGA
- a CDS encoding T6SS effector amidase Tae4 family protein — MKPIYQALKKHHHSSEPSNSNYLSGAAIYKEIGYDIDSLLKQNAGYANTCATRMSLALIKAGVNFQGRLRIKSGAYKGRTIETGAKLLADQLMQPGIFGKPEIFTDTSTAPNKIGTKKGVIFFWKITGYDGGHIDLIESNNKVQMCNSHCYFNCKEIWFWELS, encoded by the coding sequence ATGAAACCAATATATCAAGCTCTTAAAAAACATCATCACTCTTCAGAACCGAGCAATTCAAACTATCTCTCTGGAGCAGCTATTTATAAAGAGATTGGATACGACATTGACTCTCTTTTAAAACAAAATGCAGGTTATGCGAATACTTGTGCCACAAGAATGAGCCTTGCGCTCATTAAAGCAGGTGTTAACTTTCAAGGAAGACTGCGCATAAAATCAGGTGCCTACAAAGGCCGAACCATTGAAACAGGAGCAAAGTTATTAGCTGACCAACTTATGCAACCCGGAATCTTTGGTAAACCTGAAATTTTTACTGATACATCAACTGCGCCAAATAAAATTGGTACCAAAAAGGGCGTTATCTTTTTTTGGAAAATAACAGGCTATGATGGCGGACACATTGATTTAATAGAGAGCAATAACAAAGTTCAGATGTGCAACTCACACTGCTATTTTAACTGTAAAGAAATTTGGTTTTGGGAACTTTCATAA
- a CDS encoding DUF1552 domain-containing protein — translation MNILKNKMQRRDFLRTLAKAGLTTAFTSQFMLSANVFAQSGGAKRFVMVYYPNGCVRDKWHSYNVGALGSGSFDTSPLQHLNSHITNVVTFKNLSYVGHGGSSGHPEACRAVFSGGVEYATTFDVAIGEALGGRLTKNMHVGVWSSRAKGAEYMPFTDKNGNKIQVSDNPQQVYDSLLADIVGSSSGTPDPEAERRKKVLESLHENLDLLQANALNIKQQGKLLSHEEALNYYQSTLTGTLDIGTGSGFSRPVIGMTGVDADAELIAKAQMRNIAMAFQADITRTASFQFMGAQDESLKLNFPSIRPYMGDYGSGEKLNYNEVRSHVSSHNESALFDSQTRWYNMMVSYLMDELAARPDVAYGGTLLDNTLILVMSEVGGGNHQQENPGIYVAGGAGGAIQNGKAIDAMNTGMSNLYLDIAKAFGLNWGRYGNSYGGISGFLR, via the coding sequence ATGAATATCTTAAAAAATAAAATGCAACGTCGCGATTTCCTCCGCACTCTTGCGAAGGCCGGTTTAACCACCGCGTTCACCAGCCAGTTTATGTTGTCGGCCAATGTGTTTGCCCAAAGCGGCGGCGCCAAACGTTTTGTGATGGTCTATTACCCCAATGGCTGTGTGCGCGACAAATGGCACTCCTACAATGTTGGCGCTTTGGGGAGCGGCAGTTTTGATACCAGCCCGCTGCAACATTTAAATAGCCACATCACCAACGTCGTGACCTTTAAAAATCTCAGCTATGTTGGTCACGGCGGCAGCTCCGGTCACCCGGAAGCCTGCCGCGCGGTGTTCTCCGGCGGTGTTGAATACGCCACCACGTTTGATGTAGCCATAGGTGAAGCACTGGGCGGGCGCCTCACCAAAAATATGCATGTCGGGGTGTGGTCAAGCCGTGCAAAAGGAGCGGAATACATGCCCTTTACCGATAAAAACGGCAATAAAATTCAAGTGTCCGACAACCCGCAACAAGTCTACGACAGCCTGCTCGCCGACATAGTCGGCAGCAGCAGTGGCACACCAGACCCGGAAGCGGAACGACGCAAAAAAGTATTGGAAAGCCTGCATGAAAATCTGGATTTATTGCAAGCCAACGCACTCAATATAAAACAACAAGGCAAATTATTAAGCCACGAAGAAGCACTGAACTATTACCAGAGCACACTCACCGGCACTTTGGATATAGGCACCGGCAGCGGATTCAGTCGCCCCGTCATCGGCATGACCGGTGTGGATGCCGATGCAGAATTAATCGCCAAAGCACAGATGCGCAATATCGCCATGGCATTTCAAGCAGACATCACCCGCACCGCCAGTTTTCAATTTATGGGCGCGCAGGATGAATCGTTAAAATTAAATTTCCCCAGCATTCGCCCCTACATGGGCGACTACGGTTCGGGTGAAAAATTAAATTACAACGAAGTGCGCAGCCATGTGAGTTCACACAATGAATCCGCATTATTCGATTCACAAACCCGCTGGTACAATATGATGGTCTCCTACCTCATGGACGAACTCGCCGCCCGTCCAGATGTCGCCTACGGCGGCACGCTGCTGGATAACACCTTGATTCTGGTGATGTCAGAAGTCGGTGGCGGCAACCACCAACAAGAAAACCCCGGCATTTACGTCGCAGGTGGCGCAGGCGGCGCCATCCAAAATGGCAAAGCCATCGACGCCATGAACACCGGCATGTCCAACTTATATCTGGATATCGCCAAAGCCTTTGGCTTGAACTGGGGTAGATATGGGAATAGTTATGGGGGGATTAGTGGGTTTTTGCGGTAA
- a CDS encoding DUF58 domain-containing protein — MRRKWTPSSRLITAFALLSAAVFINAVSKSYFNTGLADYLPAVLFGGLITIALLDFMLSRRLPPVEITREVAGNLAVDKWAPVKLRIKHNFAQPTQISIFDGVPGSADYDNLPLTIDLQPNHHSRSEYQLRPLVRGAEKINQTQVEFYSPLGFWAIRYWTGEITPIKVYPDFVAIANYAILATENHTSQMGIKKRQRRGEGMEFHQLRDYRQGDSLRQLDWKATARRQKLMARDYQDERDQQIVLMIDSGRRMRAKDDELSHFDHALNAMLLVSYIALRQGDNVSLLSFGSEGNQKHRWIPPQKGVERVKTLLNGIYDLQATQATADYITAAEKLAILQPKRSLVILVTNSRDEDNNELLLAVNLLKKRHLVMVVNIREHILDKLADTPVRDFDDALHYAGVQQFLHERSESHQQLTSSGIYAIDCTANELAVRVANAYWEIKGAGVL; from the coding sequence ATGCGCAGAAAATGGACTCCCAGCTCACGATTGATTACCGCGTTTGCACTATTGAGTGCAGCGGTTTTTATTAACGCCGTCAGCAAAAGTTATTTTAATACGGGGCTGGCTGATTATTTACCCGCTGTACTGTTTGGCGGGCTGATAACTATTGCGCTGCTGGATTTTATGTTGTCGCGTCGCTTGCCGCCGGTAGAAATAACACGCGAAGTCGCAGGCAACCTCGCCGTTGATAAGTGGGCACCGGTAAAGCTACGCATTAAGCACAATTTCGCCCAGCCGACGCAGATTAGTATTTTTGATGGAGTCCCCGGCAGTGCTGACTACGACAATCTGCCACTCACTATTGATTTGCAACCCAATCACCATAGCCGCAGCGAATACCAATTGCGCCCGCTGGTGCGCGGTGCCGAAAAAATTAACCAAACGCAGGTGGAGTTTTATAGCCCGCTCGGCTTCTGGGCGATTCGCTACTGGACGGGAGAAATAACTCCCATCAAGGTCTACCCGGATTTTGTCGCCATTGCGAATTACGCGATTCTCGCCACCGAAAATCACACCAGCCAAATGGGCATTAAAAAACGCCAGCGTCGCGGTGAAGGTATGGAGTTTCATCAACTGCGCGACTATCGCCAAGGCGACAGCTTGCGTCAATTGGATTGGAAAGCTACCGCGCGCCGCCAAAAATTAATGGCACGGGATTATCAAGACGAACGCGATCAACAAATAGTATTAATGATCGACAGCGGCCGCCGTATGCGTGCCAAAGACGACGAACTCAGCCATTTCGACCACGCACTCAATGCCATGCTACTCGTCAGCTATATTGCATTGCGTCAGGGCGATAATGTCAGCCTGCTCAGCTTTGGCAGTGAAGGCAATCAAAAACACCGCTGGATTCCACCACAAAAAGGTGTAGAGCGTGTAAAGACCTTGCTCAATGGTATTTACGATTTGCAAGCCACCCAAGCCACGGCAGATTACATCACCGCCGCCGAAAAACTCGCCATTCTGCAACCTAAACGCTCACTGGTAATTCTCGTCACCAACTCCCGCGACGAAGACAATAACGAATTATTACTCGCGGTAAACCTGCTGAAGAAACGCCACTTGGTCATGGTAGTGAACATCCGCGAACACATCCTAGACAAACTCGCCGACACCCCCGTCCGCGATTTTGATGACGCCCTGCACTACGCCGGCGTACAACAATTTTTACACGAGCGCAGCGAGAGCCACCAACAACTAACCTCCTCCGGCATCTACGCCATCGACTGCACCGCTAACGAATTAGCAGTGCGTGTGGCAAATGCTTATTGGGAAATTAAGGGGGCGGGGGTTTTGTAA
- a CDS encoding starch-binding protein, with the protein MRKLPTRFAGGGWSTLWSSMLCLLLLGYSHVSLAQWNNAYFRGTPNDWVASAMTKNTATGLWETRQSFAGTNPRFKITRYTDNWTDAYPAQDFLIASAGDYHIAFNETSKAISAVKLAATVSGTSICFNNPGNFANPAIYFWAPTPAATMTNLPAWPGRAMTKVGNYYCYDLAIHLVNGALPATLSIIFSNNGANQTANLTFNGAGTGAGCYENAVWKSLPQCGFYLSGAAASSSVASSAAVSSVVPSSVASSSVAAQSVSANSICFNNPANYANPSIYFWNPAPAGAITALPAWPGKSMTKRGLFYCYDFSAELASGVMPTSLDVIFNNTGAPQSANLKFTGAGCYENTAWKTLAQCGFTTVAVSSSTPASSSVAPASSSSAPQSSTSVSSSASVASSTPSSTAANTTTVYFKNTANWASVNVHFFNAVPARTGSVWPGPAMVRLANAPTIYSYQFTGALTSAGMVFSANGNPKTGDLNVVAPNTCYDFGTASWKTPTACGVPAALVANAGVDRKANVNSRQALSAAASTGDYTTASWTSTAWAGALVGKQVVTPPLTSLGNHTVTLTLTAADGSTATDTLVINVVAATQGLPERPQLAAPLGFPITGTVSSGKYRFVNAFPALESYFFSPVMVTNDGANDLVYVVDKEGAIYVFPNKESVVPVEVRKLLDIKATVLNNNESGMLSMAFDPHYASNGFIYVYYIFGESDNFYPRTDGIVGGKTGDAIIERWTVDNPANPASAGSKVELLRIPQPGEDHKGGMMQFHPTEGYLYVGIGEGGYGHSAFPLNPQPSDAYQRRHNNSAQDPTTLRGKFIRIQPLATPVNGKYYSVPADNPFVGQAGYLPEIWSMGHRNPWRWAFDTDAPYTLWETEIGQDTDLAYEEVNIITKGQNYGWPVCEGTRNRGALGGAASKNCLTDYVPPREGYGRTSGVSIIGGFVYRGTQLPALNGSFIFGDYVTKRLWSVSNDGQAKKLISEAFPYYISSIGKDLQKNLLISSHGRELGGPSSIFKVVDDDVATAQIPTKLSTTGLFADLANLIPAHGVIEYSLNTSGWFDGGKMRHFIALPNSSKAGFDPTALWDLPVGAVVVKHLAVASASNANKPFTTSVLFRQETGWQAANYLWNSAGSDADLVTESSVVPDGGLASVTRKVETGSTCGGCHKTAEGQLTPLALHSRQLNGNFNYQGVIANQLTVLNSIGLFSSAIGNASSYERFAAPTDSSASLTERAKAYLDTNCAHCHAGTSGGMDLRFDTALEAMKLVNQSNRVIPGIPANSNLYKYQTGSGMRMPFGSTETNAQAETLFRNWINALGVDVVQTGITLSATKASAEVNEVIGLSVAMLYSNSTQLPAVGDVSWSSSNPAVISTSGKTGAAINLTALSTGTVTITASNGGYSNSITLEVVPPSNPITALTIVGRANVRLLAGEKHQLALVATAANGLQGMTSRVIWTSSNPQVATVSASGLVTAGTAAGTTTIAALYGDLSTSYTVTGLGQGQYVYVKKPATWGSVSAYAWTNQNGVETARTGPWPGTALTEPATAYGAGWLRLVIPASWANSSGFTNIIFSNNGANQTANLTLTQAQPRWYDMGWLAAEPAAAAVEAGTQIQVGNGTASIGASGNLSGKLFVPGTLLDINANPAGPGMQFVHWEGTGAAYLLDANSANTQMVVGNALSLTLLAVFDAVTDQHQAARGHYQSQGCVGCHGSDGLTGDYKLTNQALAGRYNLQSLADYIATNMPKGSAGSCTGSCATSIASMILADALLPPAGVCDADSLDDLIPQDRSFRLLSTLEYNNSVRDLLGLTTNIDVTTGRIPADLPVNGFKTNANTVFTNDYAKGYVLAAETAAGMVTNLYSLTPGCNNVTCFVQNFGKRAFRRPLSSAEVTKLVTLHAAQGDLALLTAILSSPSMLYRSEVGVPKGNYYELTDYEVAAMLSYTYWATTPNVALMAAADAGQLSTPEQIATTVRSMLQDPKAQIAFERFITGWLDLDKDIKTTAISASLKADMKAETIEFVKRTVFGGGNYKDLLTANYSYMTQQMASHYGLTWPGGSGVQRVDYTGVNAERRGVLGHAGILAIQSASEKTHPVKRGLFVRRNLLCQDFPPPPVGAELKPQEDPSLTVRERFEAAHLKEGCESCHQYIDGIGFGLENYNALGLYVTTETTDNGLVKAINSLGEIGSLNSAETYLSESEPVTLYHGMDELTDLLAQSPNAQACYARQWYRYTRGQLEEASDSCTLQVFGREFKTAANANLLDLMVEFTQTKNYILRK; encoded by the coding sequence ATGCGTAAATTACCAACTCGTTTTGCCGGGGGAGGGTGGTCCACCCTGTGGAGCAGCATGCTTTGCCTGTTACTGCTGGGCTATTCGCATGTCAGTCTGGCGCAGTGGAATAATGCGTATTTTCGCGGGACCCCCAATGATTGGGTGGCCAGCGCCATGACCAAAAACACCGCAACGGGATTGTGGGAAACCCGCCAGAGTTTTGCGGGGACGAATCCGCGTTTTAAAATTACCCGCTATACCGATAATTGGACTGATGCTTATCCCGCGCAGGATTTTTTAATTGCATCGGCGGGCGATTATCACATTGCCTTTAACGAAACGAGCAAAGCGATTTCCGCTGTGAAATTAGCGGCGACAGTCTCGGGCACCAGTATTTGTTTTAATAACCCGGGTAATTTTGCTAATCCCGCTATTTATTTTTGGGCGCCCACACCGGCGGCGACCATGACCAATTTACCCGCCTGGCCGGGCCGGGCGATGACCAAGGTTGGCAATTATTATTGTTACGATTTGGCAATCCATTTGGTGAACGGTGCACTGCCTGCAACGCTCAGTATTATTTTCAGTAATAACGGTGCGAATCAAACTGCTAACCTGACATTCAATGGCGCAGGGACTGGTGCAGGTTGCTATGAAAATGCGGTGTGGAAAAGTTTGCCGCAGTGCGGATTTTATTTGTCTGGTGCGGCGGCTTCCAGTTCGGTTGCATCCAGCGCGGCGGTGTCCAGTGTTGTGCCATCCAGTGTTGCATCATCATCGGTAGCAGCACAAAGTGTTAGCGCCAATTCGATTTGTTTTAATAATCCTGCTAATTACGCAAACCCTTCCATTTATTTTTGGAACCCTGCTCCTGCAGGGGCCATTACCGCTTTGCCCGCTTGGCCCGGTAAGAGTATGACCAAGCGTGGCCTTTTTTATTGTTACGACTTCAGTGCCGAGTTGGCCAGCGGTGTTATGCCGACATCGCTGGATGTGATTTTTAATAATACCGGTGCACCGCAAAGTGCGAATTTGAAATTTACCGGTGCGGGTTGTTATGAAAATACAGCGTGGAAAACACTCGCGCAGTGTGGTTTTACAACGGTAGCTGTATCTTCTTCGACACCTGCGTCCAGCAGTGTTGCGCCAGCTTCATCCAGCAGTGCGCCACAATCATCCACTAGTGTCTCCAGCTCGGCGAGTGTCGCGTCGAGTACGCCATCCAGTACAGCGGCAAACACTACTACTGTGTATTTCAAAAACACGGCGAACTGGGCCAGTGTGAATGTGCATTTTTTCAATGCCGTGCCTGCGCGTACTGGCAGTGTGTGGCCGGGACCTGCGATGGTTCGCCTTGCGAATGCACCGACAATTTACAGCTATCAATTCACGGGCGCGCTCACATCGGCGGGCATGGTGTTTAGCGCAAACGGCAACCCTAAAACGGGCGATTTAAATGTTGTCGCCCCTAATACTTGTTATGACTTTGGCACGGCTTCCTGGAAAACACCCACGGCCTGTGGCGTGCCTGCGGCGCTGGTTGCTAATGCGGGGGTGGATCGCAAAGCGAATGTGAATAGTCGGCAGGCATTGTCGGCGGCGGCATCTACTGGTGATTACACGACGGCCAGTTGGACCAGCACCGCCTGGGCGGGGGCATTGGTGGGTAAACAAGTGGTGACACCGCCATTGACCAGTCTGGGCAATCACACGGTCACGCTCACATTAACGGCAGCCGATGGTTCAACCGCGACCGATACTTTGGTGATCAATGTGGTCGCCGCGACTCAAGGTTTGCCCGAGCGTCCCCAATTAGCGGCGCCACTGGGTTTCCCGATTACCGGTACGGTGAGCAGCGGTAAATACCGCTTTGTAAATGCCTTCCCTGCATTGGAATCCTACTTCTTTTCACCGGTGATGGTGACTAACGACGGCGCGAATGATTTGGTGTATGTAGTGGATAAGGAAGGGGCGATTTATGTATTCCCCAACAAGGAATCAGTCGTGCCCGTCGAAGTGCGCAAGTTGTTGGATATCAAAGCCACAGTGCTCAACAACAACGAGAGCGGCATGCTCAGCATGGCCTTTGACCCGCACTACGCCAGTAATGGTTTTATCTATGTCTATTACATTTTTGGCGAGAGCGATAATTTCTACCCCCGCACCGACGGCATAGTGGGCGGTAAAACCGGCGATGCGATTATCGAGCGCTGGACGGTTGATAACCCGGCCAACCCAGCCTCTGCTGGTTCCAAGGTCGAACTGCTGCGCATTCCGCAACCGGGTGAAGATCACAAGGGCGGCATGATGCAATTCCATCCCACCGAAGGTTACCTTTATGTGGGCATAGGCGAGGGCGGTTACGGTCACAGCGCCTTCCCACTCAACCCGCAACCGAGCGATGCCTATCAGCGCCGCCACAACAACAGCGCGCAAGATCCGACTACCTTGCGCGGCAAATTTATCCGCATCCAGCCGCTCGCGACGCCAGTGAATGGCAAGTATTACAGCGTGCCGGCGGATAACCCCTTTGTTGGTCAGGCGGGTTATTTGCCGGAGATCTGGTCCATGGGCCATCGCAACCCTTGGCGCTGGGCGTTTGATACCGATGCCCCCTACACCCTGTGGGAAACCGAAATCGGGCAGGACACCGATCTGGCCTATGAGGAAGTAAACATTATCACCAAAGGCCAAAACTACGGTTGGCCGGTGTGTGAAGGCACACGCAACCGGGGTGCCTTGGGTGGTGCTGCCAGCAAAAATTGCCTGACGGATTATGTGCCGCCGCGCGAAGGCTATGGCCGCACTTCCGGTGTGTCGATTATTGGTGGCTTTGTCTATCGCGGCACCCAATTGCCCGCGCTTAACGGTAGCTTTATTTTTGGCGACTATGTCACCAAGCGCCTCTGGTCAGTCAGTAATGACGGGCAGGCGAAGAAACTGATCAGCGAAGCATTCCCTTACTACATCTCGTCGATAGGCAAGGATTTACAGAAGAATCTGCTGATCTCCAGCCACGGCCGCGAATTGGGTGGGCCATCCAGCATTTTTAAAGTGGTGGATGACGATGTCGCCACCGCGCAGATCCCGACCAAACTCTCCACGACCGGCCTGTTTGCCGATTTGGCTAACCTGATTCCGGCTCACGGTGTGATTGAGTATTCGCTCAACACCAGCGGTTGGTTTGATGGAGGCAAAATGCGCCACTTTATCGCCCTGCCCAATAGCAGTAAGGCAGGTTTTGACCCGACCGCACTCTGGGATTTGCCCGTGGGTGCGGTGGTGGTAAAACACCTTGCCGTAGCCAGTGCCAGCAATGCCAATAAACCCTTTACTACCTCGGTCTTGTTCCGTCAGGAAACCGGCTGGCAGGCCGCTAACTACCTGTGGAACAGCGCCGGTAGTGATGCCGATTTGGTGACTGAATCCTCAGTGGTGCCCGATGGCGGACTGGCGAGTGTGACCCGTAAAGTGGAAACCGGCAGCACCTGTGGCGGCTGTCATAAAACGGCGGAAGGGCAACTGACACCGCTGGCGCTGCACAGTCGCCAACTTAATGGCAACTTCAACTACCAAGGCGTAATCGCTAACCAGCTCACGGTGCTGAACAGTATTGGCCTGTTCAGTAGCGCGATTGGCAATGCCAGCAGCTATGAACGCTTTGCCGCACCAACAGACAGTAGTGCCAGCCTGACCGAGCGCGCCAAAGCCTATTTGGACACCAACTGTGCCCACTGCCATGCCGGCACCTCGGGCGGTATGGATTTGCGTTTTGATACGGCGCTGGAAGCCATGAAGCTGGTTAACCAGAGCAATCGCGTTATCCCCGGTATTCCGGCCAACAGCAACCTCTACAAATACCAGACCGGTTCCGGTATGCGCATGCCCTTTGGCTCCACGGAAACCAATGCTCAGGCAGAAACCCTGTTCCGCAACTGGATCAATGCGCTGGGTGTGGATGTAGTGCAAACCGGTATCACGCTCAGCGCCACCAAAGCCAGTGCCGAGGTTAACGAGGTGATTGGGTTGAGTGTGGCCATGCTCTACAGCAATAGCACCCAACTGCCTGCGGTTGGTGATGTGAGCTGGAGCTCCAGCAACCCGGCGGTGATATCGACCAGTGGGAAAACCGGCGCCGCCATCAACCTGACGGCCCTGAGTACCGGCACTGTCACCATCACCGCCAGCAATGGAGGCTATAGCAACAGTATCACCCTGGAAGTCGTTCCTCCCTCCAACCCGATTACTGCGCTCACCATTGTTGGCCGTGCCAACGTGCGTTTGCTGGCTGGCGAAAAGCACCAGTTGGCGTTGGTGGCGACGGCCGCCAATGGCCTGCAGGGCATGACCTCGCGGGTAATTTGGACCAGCAGTAACCCGCAGGTAGCGACTGTATCTGCCTCTGGTTTAGTGACAGCAGGCACCGCCGCAGGTACTACCACCATTGCCGCACTCTATGGTGACCTGAGTACCAGCTACACAGTGACCGGTTTGGGGCAGGGGCAGTATGTGTATGTGAAAAAACCGGCGACCTGGGGCAGTGTGTCGGCCTATGCCTGGACTAACCAAAACGGTGTGGAAACCGCGCGTACTGGCCCATGGCCGGGCACTGCACTGACCGAGCCGGCAACGGCTTATGGGGCTGGCTGGCTGCGCTTGGTGATTCCGGCCAGTTGGGCGAATAGCAGCGGCTTCACCAATATCATTTTCAGCAATAACGGCGCCAATCAAACCGCCAATCTCACCCTGACCCAAGCCCAGCCGCGCTGGTATGACATGGGTTGGCTGGCTGCCGAGCCTGCAGCGGCAGCGGTGGAAGCGGGCACCCAAATTCAGGTGGGTAACGGCACCGCGAGTATCGGCGCCAGCGGCAATCTTAGCGGAAAGTTGTTTGTGCCCGGCACCTTGCTGGATATCAACGCCAACCCGGCTGGCCCCGGTATGCAGTTCGTGCACTGGGAAGGCACCGGCGCGGCTTACCTGCTGGATGCCAACAGCGCCAACACCCAAATGGTGGTGGGCAATGCACTATCACTGACACTGCTGGCAGTCTTTGATGCGGTGACGGATCAGCACCAGGCGGCGCGCGGTCATTACCAAAGTCAGGGTTGTGTGGGCTGTCATGGCAGCGATGGGTTGACGGGGGATTACAAACTCACCAACCAGGCACTGGCTGGTCGCTACAACCTGCAAAGCCTGGCCGATTACATCGCCACCAACATGCCCAAGGGCAGTGCAGGTAGCTGTACCGGCAGTTGTGCCACCAGTATCGCCTCCATGATTCTGGCTGATGCCCTGTTGCCGCCCGCCGGCGTGTGCGATGCCGACAGCCTGGACGACCTGATTCCGCAGGATCGCAGCTTCCGCTTGTTATCGACCCTGGAGTACAACAACTCGGTGCGCGATTTATTAGGGCTGACCACGAATATCGACGTGACCACCGGTCGCATTCCTGCCGACCTGCCGGTCAACGGTTTCAAAACCAACGCCAATACCGTGTTTACCAATGACTACGCCAAAGGTTATGTGCTGGCTGCTGAAACCGCTGCGGGCATGGTGACTAACCTCTACAGTCTCACCCCCGGCTGCAACAATGTGACCTGTTTTGTGCAGAACTTTGGCAAGCGCGCTTTCCGTCGCCCGCTGAGTTCGGCTGAAGTGACCAAATTGGTGACACTGCACGCAGCGCAGGGCGATCTGGCTTTGCTTACCGCGATTTTGTCATCACCCTCCATGCTCTATCGCTCGGAAGTGGGGGTGCCCAAAGGGAACTACTACGAGCTGACCGACTATGAAGTCGCCGCCATGCTCTCTTATACCTACTGGGCAACCACGCCTAATGTCGCCCTTATGGCCGCTGCCGATGCCGGGCAGTTGAGCACGCCGGAGCAAATCGCCACCACGGTGCGCAGCATGCTGCAAGACCCCAAAGCCCAAATCGCCTTTGAACGTTTTATCACTGGCTGGTTGGATTTGGATAAAGACATCAAAACCACCGCCATCAGCGCCAGCCTCAAAGCTGACATGAAGGCCGAGACCATTGAGTTTGTAAAACGCACCGTATTTGGCGGCGGCAACTATAAAGACCTGCTTACCGCCAACTACAGCTACATGACCCAGCAGATGGCCAGCCATTACGGCCTGACCTGGCCGGGTGGCAGCGGTGTACAGCGAGTGGATTACACCGGCGTCAATGCCGAGCGCCGTGGGGTATTGGGTCATGCCGGTATTCTGGCTATCCAATCCGCCTCGGAGAAAACCCATCCGGTGAAACGCGGCTTGTTTGTGCGTCGCAACCTCCTGTGTCAGGACTTCCCGCCACCACCGGTGGGTGCAGAGTTAAAACCGCAGGAAGATCCAAGCCTCACTGTGCGCGAACGTTTTGAAGCCGCGCATTTAAAAGAGGGTTGCGAGTCCTGCCATCAATACATCGACGGCATAGGTTTTGGCTTGGAGAACTATAACGCCCTCGGCTTGTACGTCACCACCGAAACCACGGACAACGGTCTGGTAAAAGCCATCAATTCACTGGGTGAAATTGGCAGCTTGAATTCGGCGGAGACTTATTTATCCGAGTCCGAACCTGTGACCTTGTATCACGGCATGGATGAGCTAACCGATTTGCTCGCACAAAGCCCTAATGCCCAAGCCTGTTACGCGCGCCAGTGGTATCGCTACACCCGTGGCCAACTGGAAGAGGCGAGCGACAGCTGTACCTTGCAAGTCTTTGGTCGTGAATTCAAAACCGCCGCCAACGCTAACCTGTTGGACTTGATGGTGGAATTCACCCAAACCAAAAACTACATTTTGCGCAAATAA